CATGGGTCATGATTCTAACGGGCGATCGCTGCCTGGGAGTGCCGTGATTGATCAGGAGCGATCGCCTGCCGGGACTGTGGGGGCGATCGCCTCCCTGTTTGCGGGTAATATTAATGATTTAAACGGTCTTTCATAAGATCACAAAAGCGGTTTATACTAAATTTTGCAGCCTAATTATCTAGGTCTGAGATGTTAAGCGAGTATCCTTACGTTAATGATCTTTTCGAGAATCTAGGGCAATATTTCATCTGGCCTATATGGTTGGCGCTAGATGAACATTTTTGCCTGAGTAAAATAATCCTTGCTTATAGGAGGCGATCATGAAGAAAATTTTAAGTATTGATGGAGGCGGTATTCGAGGACTTATTCCCGCTCTTGTCCTCGCTCATATCGAAGAAAAGACCGGCAAGACCGTTGCTGAGTGTTTTGACTTAATCTCTGGCACCTCAACCGGAGGCATCTTGGCTCTAGGTTTTTCCAAGCAAGGCGAAACCGGTAAGCCTAAGTACTCTGCCCACGACTTGGCAGAAATCTATCAATCCCGAGGTAAGGAAATATTCCCTCGTTCGCTTTGGAAAGGGATAGCTTCCGTGGGTGGATTAATCGATGAGCTATATTCCCATGAGGGTCTCGATCGCGTTTTAGATGAGTATTTCAGTCATGACACCCTCGGCACAGGGTTAACCAAAACGCTGATTACCAGCTACGATATTGAAAATAGGGAGCCGCTTTTCTTCAAAAGTTGGCGGGAAGAGTTTAGCTCAGTGCTGATGAAACATGCTGCACGGGCAACCTCAGCAGCACCCACCTACTTTGAACCTGCACTAATCCCTATTGGCGATACTATCAAGGCTTTGGTAGATGGTGGTGTATTTATCAACTCTCCGTCAGTATCTGCCTACGTTGAAGCTAAAAAGCTATTTCCTGACGAACAGGACTTCTTTTTCTTATCTCTAGGGACTGG
This sequence is a window from Leptolyngbya sp. CCY15150. Protein-coding genes within it:
- a CDS encoding patatin-like phospholipase family protein — its product is MKKILSIDGGGIRGLIPALVLAHIEEKTGKTVAECFDLISGTSTGGILALGFSKQGETGKPKYSAHDLAEIYQSRGKEIFPRSLWKGIASVGGLIDELYSHEGLDRVLDEYFSHDTLGTGLTKTLITSYDIENREPLFFKSWREEFSSVLMKHAARATSAAPTYFEPALIPIGDTIKALVDGGVFINSPSVSAYVEAKKLFPDEQDFFFLSLGTGELVRKIFHHEAKNWGKAGWLIPLLDCMFDGVADASHYQMNMLLDDGYIRLQTSLDTASDDMDNVTDNNIENLKLEATKLIQAHTDDLERICKILSQDTLQPV